DNA from Prevotella sp. oral taxon 299 str. F0039:
AATACAGCACCGATGTCAACGTTCTCCCAATCGATTCTATCTACACCCCAATCCGTAACGTAAAATATTCGGTAGAGCCTTATCGTGTTGAACAAAAGACCGACTACGATAAACTTGTATTAGAAGTTACAACGGATGGTTCCATAAGTCCTAAAGATGCACTTAAAGAAGCAGCTAAGATACTTATTTATCACTTCATGTTGTTCTCTGATGAAAAGATTACTCTTGAAAATCCAGAGCAAGACAGCAATGACGAGTTCGATGAAGAAGTATTACATATGCGCCAATTATTGAAAACTAAGTTGGTTGATATGAATCTTTCTGTTCGTGCGTTGAATTGCTTAAAGGCAGCAGATGTTGAAACATTAGGCGACCTAGTACAGTTCAATAAGACAGATCTTCTTAAGTTCCGCAACTTTGGTAAGAAATCGCTTTCTGAGCTTGATGATTTGCTCGAGAGTCTGAATCTATCTTTTGGAACAGATATTTCAAAGTATAAATTAGACAGAGAATAAGAAATTATGATAGCATGCAGTTG
Protein-coding regions in this window:
- a CDS encoding DNA-directed RNA polymerase subunit alpha; this translates as MAILAFQKPDKVVMLEANDKFGKFEFRPLEPGFGVTIGNALRRILLSSLEGFAINTIKIGGVEHEFSSVPGVKEDVTNIILNLKQVRFKQVVDEFENEKVSITVENTTEFKAGDMGKYLTGFEVLNPDLVICHLDAKASMQIDITINKGRGYVPADENRQYSTDVNVLPIDSIYTPIRNVKYSVEPYRVEQKTDYDKLVLEVTTDGSISPKDALKEAAKILIYHFMLFSDEKITLENPEQDSNDEFDEEVLHMRQLLKTKLVDMNLSVRALNCLKAADVETLGDLVQFNKTDLLKFRNFGKKSLSELDDLLESLNLSFGTDISKYKLDRE